One part of the Rutidosis leptorrhynchoides isolate AG116_Rl617_1_P2 chromosome 1, CSIRO_AGI_Rlap_v1, whole genome shotgun sequence genome encodes these proteins:
- the LOC139852738 gene encoding uncharacterized protein, whose protein sequence is MVGLSLTTHVEILISQAVNHGTCSEKIDALNGQLPTAARNEGYLPESRHGVKRLHIDNGSSVDIKYEHCLRQLPTTVRRTIKPPTTALSGFSRESAWPIGILKLKLELRDSGDKSKKPTESIEFCVVRSYSRYNAILGRTSIQKFGAIPSTIHGMVRFLTDQGVSTLESTPLDTLCTSVTDKGSATPEEKGVNEWWVIVNPEYPEQKVKIGRSLTHETKEKLRNILIANSDVFCWRDADMTGVPREIAQHHLRASINLTPIKQKKRTMAPERSEWLRREVDNLVKANILRKVNYQTWVANPVLVAKSDGTWRLCIDFKDINKACPKDNYHLPEID, encoded by the exons ATGGTGGGTCTATCTTTAACCACCCatgttgagatcctcatctcgcaagCGGTTaatcacg GCACTTGTAGCGAAAAAATAGATGCGCTCAATGGCCAACTGCCTACCGCAGCAAGGAACGAA GGATATCTGCCAGAGTCACGACATGGCGTTAAGCGCCTTCACATAGACAACGGCAGTAGCGTCGACATCAAGTACGAGCATTGCTTGCGACAGCTACCCACAACAGTGAGGCGAACCATCAAACCTCCGACTACGGCTTTATCCGGATTTTCCAGAGAATCAGCGTGGCCTATCGGAATCTTGAAATTGAAGCTGGAGCTGAGAGACAGCGGAGATAAATCAAAGAAACCCACTGAAAGTATAGAATTCTGCGTTGTGCGCTCGTACTCTAGATATAACGCCATACTGGGGAGGACTTCCATTCAGAAATTTGGCGCTATACCGTCCACCATTCACGGGATGGTTCGATTCCTGACGGATCAAGGAGTTTCCACCCTCGAGTCAACGCCGCTGGACACCTTATGCACGTCTGTTACTGATAAGGGTAGCGCTACTCCTGAAGAAAAGGGCGTAAATGAGTGGTGGGTTATAGTCAATCCCGAGTATCCGGAACAGAAGGTAAAAATAGGAAGGAGCCTTACACATGAGACTAAGGAAAAATTAAGGAACATCCTCATCGCCAACTCTGACGTGTTTTGTTGGCGCGATGCTGACATGACTGGAGTACCACGAGAGATAGCGCAGCATCACCTCCGCGCCAGCATCAATTTAACCCCAATTAAGCAAAAGAAGCGGACAATGGCCCCAGAGAGAAGTGAGTGGTTGCGCAGAGAAGTGGATAACTTGGTCAAGGCCAACATATTGCGCAAGGTGAATTACCAGACATGGGTGGCCAACCCTGTGCTGGTGGCCAAGTCGGATGGAACATGGCGGCTCTgtattgattttaaagacattaacaaaGCCTGCCCCAAAGACAACTATCATTTGCCAGAAATAGACTAG